In a genomic window of Mesotoga sp. Brook.08.105.5.1:
- a CDS encoding OPT/YSL family transporter → MKNTGVSLEEGSSKQLTFRSLVIGALGSIIITTSSMYVALRMGALPWPTIFVAVMSLAILKALGRTNLNEINVTHTAMSSGAMVAGGLAFTVPGIWILEASSEVSFLSLLVVTLSGTILGVVFTGMIRRYFIEKEKLPFPMGLASYETVVAGDKGGKKAKYLFSTMGAAAVFVAVRDGLGWIPSAWSSVRLYSRNIFFGMWISPMAVGIGYIIGPLFTGVWFLGAVISYFFLIPVGVAVGWFADVGSATAFKDSLGIGLMVGTGVGILLKGILPRAREIYLPVKSSGKGSRMKTLRWIPLVFAAIALFLTTLTEMTLVSSLLTIVGVWLTTAMAASITGQSGINPMEIFGIIILIAVKSVASLGTIEAFLVAGVVAVACGLAGDVLNDFKSGYLLKTNPRAQIVAETVGGVIGAVVSVIVLFIMFRAYGTMGPGTELPAPQAYAVSTMVGGLPNTPAFFFGLMIGIIIYLMKLPGMTLGIGMYLPMEISTAAFVGGVISLIVGKIKPKSKETGMIVSSGLLGGEGITGVVLAIIRVLTVS, encoded by the coding sequence GTGAAGAACACTGGAGTGTCGCTGGAAGAAGGTAGTTCAAAGCAGTTGACGTTTAGGAGCCTGGTAATAGGGGCGCTCGGGTCGATAATTATCACTACCAGTTCAATGTACGTCGCCTTGAGAATGGGGGCTCTTCCCTGGCCGACCATTTTTGTTGCAGTAATGTCGCTGGCAATACTCAAGGCCTTGGGCAGGACTAACCTGAACGAGATAAACGTTACGCACACTGCAATGTCTTCCGGAGCAATGGTGGCTGGCGGTCTGGCCTTTACGGTTCCGGGCATCTGGATTCTTGAGGCTTCCTCAGAGGTAAGTTTCCTGTCACTGCTAGTCGTTACATTGTCAGGCACTATTCTGGGAGTTGTATTCACTGGAATGATTAGACGTTATTTCATCGAGAAGGAGAAGCTGCCTTTTCCCATGGGTTTAGCTTCCTACGAGACAGTTGTTGCCGGTGACAAAGGGGGGAAGAAGGCAAAGTACCTCTTTTCCACCATGGGGGCCGCTGCCGTATTTGTCGCAGTAAGGGACGGGCTGGGATGGATACCCTCTGCGTGGTCTTCGGTCCGGCTGTATTCAAGAAACATCTTCTTTGGAATGTGGATATCCCCTATGGCCGTTGGCATAGGTTACATAATCGGACCGCTCTTCACAGGAGTGTGGTTCCTTGGAGCTGTTATAAGCTACTTCTTCTTGATCCCCGTTGGAGTTGCGGTCGGATGGTTCGCTGATGTCGGCTCTGCGACGGCTTTCAAAGATAGTCTCGGGATCGGACTGATGGTCGGCACCGGTGTTGGGATACTGCTCAAGGGAATCTTGCCGCGGGCAAGAGAGATCTACCTTCCCGTAAAGAGCAGCGGGAAGGGATCGCGAATGAAGACGCTTCGCTGGATACCTCTGGTTTTTGCGGCCATCGCTCTCTTCCTCACAACTTTGACGGAAATGACTCTTGTCTCTTCTCTACTTACAATAGTTGGCGTATGGCTTACGACGGCCATGGCCGCCTCGATAACCGGACAGTCGGGCATCAATCCTATGGAGATATTTGGCATCATCATTCTTATTGCCGTGAAGTCAGTCGCCAGTCTCGGCACAATCGAAGCGTTCTTGGTGGCGGGAGTAGTGGCAGTTGCTTGCGGTCTTGCTGGCGATGTACTGAACGATTTCAAATCCGGCTACCTTTTGAAGACCAACCCCAGGGCTCAGATCGTCGCCGAGACGGTCGGCGGAGTAATTGGCGCAGTAGTCTCGGTAATCGTTCTCTTTATTATGTTCAGAGCCTATGGTACAATGGGCCCGGGAACGGAACTCCCCGCGCCACAAGCGTACGCCGTTTCCACCATGGTCGGTGGTCTCCCAAATACTCCGGCCTTTTTCTTCGGCTTGATGATTGGGATCATAATCTATCTTATGAAACTACCGGGGATGACGCTTGGAATTGGCATGTACCTCCCTATGGAGATATCTACCGCCGCATTCGTTGGAGGCGTTATTAGCTTAATTGTCGGCAAGATCAAGCCAAAATCGAAGGAGACCGGAATGATAGTGTCGTCGGGACTTCTCGGAGGCGAAGGTATAACGGGAGTAGTTTTGGCAATAATCAGGGTTCTAACAGTTAGCTAA
- a CDS encoding UPF0158 family protein, whose protein sequence is MKRLPVDIDMLVNLMDTDQREYDAISYLDTETGKIIFYQEDCFPDELVNCEVEREEITEDLLKYSWMRIEDLYTYYDLFCGDESERFEDIPWITPGEKFALIEEFIYTRVEESVRDEVYYDISGRGAFSKFRTFLEHHGEYKDAWFKFESENLTRIAVEWLNSIGIDPIDTSEQ, encoded by the coding sequence ATGAAAAGACTGCCGGTCGACATCGATATGTTGGTCAATTTGATGGATACTGACCAGAGAGAGTACGATGCGATTTCGTATCTAGATACGGAGACAGGAAAGATCATCTTCTATCAAGAAGATTGTTTTCCGGACGAACTAGTAAACTGCGAGGTTGAAAGAGAAGAGATAACTGAAGACCTTCTGAAGTACTCCTGGATGAGAATCGAAGATTTGTACACTTATTATGACTTGTTTTGCGGCGATGAATCGGAAAGATTCGAGGATATACCGTGGATTACTCCAGGAGAAAAATTCGCACTGATCGAAGAGTTCATTTACACAAGAGTGGAAGAAAGCGTCAGGGATGAAGTCTATTACGATATTTCGGGAAGAGGTGCATTCTCTAAGTTCCGCACATTTCTCGAACATCACGGAGAATACAAGGACGCATGGTTCAAATTCGAAAGTGAGAACTTGACAAGGATTGCTGTTGAGTGGCTCAACTCGATAGGAATCGATCCGATCGATACTTCTGAACAGTGA
- a CDS encoding methionine ABC transporter permease, with product MFSQILKATLETLYMLLLSGFLATVFGIPLGVGLYLCSRSRRLKTLYALLDLLVNIFRSIPFIILVLLLIPVTKNVMGTIIGPNAAIFNLTIAAIPFMARLSENSFNAVPSGIIDSSNSMGLNKWQMVTKVLIPETLPDQIGNITVLLINLVTYTAIAGAVGAGGLGQLAINYGYYRFQWDVVLYAVIVLVAISQLLQFTGGKLAKGLRK from the coding sequence ATGTTCTCACAAATACTTAAGGCGACGCTCGAAACTCTATACATGCTTCTTCTCTCCGGTTTCCTGGCAACTGTTTTCGGTATTCCGCTAGGCGTAGGTCTTTACCTCTGTTCAAGATCGCGAAGGTTGAAGACTCTCTATGCGCTGCTCGATCTGCTGGTAAATATCTTCAGATCAATACCTTTCATTATTCTCGTGTTGCTTCTGATTCCCGTTACGAAAAACGTAATGGGGACGATAATCGGGCCGAATGCCGCAATCTTCAATCTGACTATTGCAGCTATACCTTTCATGGCGAGGCTTTCGGAGAATTCTTTCAATGCCGTGCCTTCGGGAATAATCGATTCGTCAAACTCAATGGGATTGAACAAGTGGCAGATGGTCACAAAGGTTCTGATACCGGAAACACTGCCCGATCAGATAGGCAACATAACCGTACTCTTGATCAATCTCGTAACCTACACCGCCATAGCGGGGGCAGTCGGGGCCGGAGGTCTCGGTCAGCTGGCGATCAACTATGGTTACTACCGGTTTCAGTGGGACGTAGTTCTCTACGCTGTGATCGTTCTCGTGGCGATCAGTCAGCTTCTTCAGTTCACTGGAGGAAAACTGGCGAAGGGATTGCGAAAATAA
- a CDS encoding methionine ABC transporter ATP-binding protein: MILSVDRLNLSFEDKSGRRKILDDVSFSIEEGEIVGIVGLSGAGKTSLLRTLNLLQPVDSGSIMFDGQNIVGLNESKVRSIRKKIGVVFQSYNLFRYRTVYQNIAFPLKIQGIGRGEIRERVMSIVSELGLDHRLSAYPSQLSGGEQQRAAIARALVMDPKLILLDEPTSALDPRTTGRLLDLVVNLNERRSVTFAVVTHDMDVIKRTCDRVAYLQNGKLHFFGPTHEFFVKIENNEVSDFGSPLELERSVLSGQKRLLRVLFWGERTHEPVLWEIAREFDIMINILYGKIEELKNGPFGTLIIAIDGHKQDLFIEKLRDSVFFLEEVR; encoded by the coding sequence TTGATACTGAGCGTTGACAGACTTAACCTCTCTTTCGAAGACAAATCGGGAAGGAGAAAGATCCTCGATGATGTCAGCTTCTCTATCGAAGAGGGCGAGATTGTCGGAATCGTAGGGTTGTCGGGAGCAGGGAAAACCTCTCTGCTCCGCACCCTTAACCTACTCCAGCCGGTGGACAGCGGATCGATCATGTTCGACGGCCAAAACATAGTCGGGCTTAACGAAAGCAAAGTGAGGAGCATTAGAAAGAAGATAGGAGTGGTTTTCCAGAGCTACAACCTGTTTCGCTACAGAACCGTCTACCAGAACATCGCTTTCCCTCTGAAAATTCAGGGAATCGGCAGGGGCGAGATCAGGGAAAGAGTTATGAGTATCGTTTCGGAGCTCGGCCTGGATCACAGGCTGAGCGCCTACCCTTCGCAGCTCTCCGGCGGCGAACAGCAGAGAGCGGCGATCGCCCGCGCTCTCGTAATGGATCCAAAGCTGATTCTTCTCGACGAACCCACTTCCGCGCTCGACCCGAGGACTACAGGCAGACTTCTCGATCTCGTAGTGAATCTCAACGAAAGACGCAGTGTCACCTTCGCGGTCGTAACCCACGATATGGATGTCATTAAGAGAACCTGCGACAGAGTCGCGTATTTGCAGAATGGGAAGCTGCACTTCTTCGGACCTACGCACGAATTCTTCGTCAAGATTGAGAACAATGAAGTGAGTGACTTTGGAAGCCCTCTCGAGCTGGAAAGAAGCGTCCTTTCTGGGCAGAAGCGGCTCTTGAGAGTACTCTTCTGGGGAGAGCGTACCCACGAACCCGTTTTATGGGAGATAGCGAGGGAGTTCGATATAATGATCAACATTCTGTACGGGAAGATCGAAGAACTGAAGAACGGGCCCTTCGGAACATTGATCATCGCGATTGATGGGCATAAACAGGATCTGTTCATAGAGAAACTTAGGGACTCCGTCTTCTTTCTCGAGGAGGTCCGGTGA
- a CDS encoding MetQ/NlpA family ABC transporter substrate-binding protein → MKKFLVLLVLLGVVFAFGTTKIRIGATPVPHAEILEVIKADLSELGYELEIVVFNDYVLPNIALSTGELDANYFQHVPYLESFTSQRGIKGLVSAKAIHVEPMGFFLKKPLSELAPGDKIAVPNDPTNEGRALILLHNNGLIELKDPSKLESTVLDIKENPRQLTFVEIEAGFIPRVYTEDKTVAGAVINTNYALTINLNAVKDSEFIEGGESPYANIITIRETDKGEAWLEALISVLTSEKVRDFINEKYDGAVVPVF, encoded by the coding sequence ATGAAGAAGTTTCTAGTGTTACTGGTTCTACTGGGAGTCGTATTTGCGTTCGGTACCACGAAGATCAGGATTGGCGCCACTCCAGTTCCCCACGCCGAGATTCTCGAGGTAATCAAGGCCGACCTATCCGAGCTGGGCTATGAGCTGGAAATCGTTGTGTTCAATGACTATGTGCTTCCAAACATCGCCCTTTCCACAGGGGAACTCGACGCGAATTACTTCCAGCACGTACCCTATCTGGAGTCCTTCACTTCACAAAGAGGAATTAAAGGGCTGGTCTCAGCAAAGGCCATTCACGTCGAACCAATGGGGTTCTTTCTCAAGAAACCTCTTTCAGAGCTCGCACCAGGTGATAAGATCGCGGTTCCGAACGATCCGACGAATGAAGGACGGGCACTGATTCTGCTTCACAACAACGGGCTTATTGAGCTCAAGGATCCTTCGAAGCTGGAATCCACAGTTCTGGACATCAAAGAGAACCCAAGGCAGTTGACCTTTGTTGAAATCGAGGCCGGGTTCATTCCAAGGGTCTACACAGAAGACAAGACCGTCGCCGGTGCCGTCATTAACACCAATTACGCTCTTACCATCAACCTAAATGCAGTCAAAGACTCGGAGTTCATTGAAGGTGGTGAATCTCCGTATGCAAACATAATCACAATTCGAGAAACTGACAAAGGCGAAGCATGGCTCGAAGCTCTCATCAGTGTGTTGACGTCGGAGAAGGTAAGAGACTTCATAAACGAAAAGTATGATGGTGCGGTAGTACCCGTCTTCTGA
- a CDS encoding secondary thiamine-phosphate synthase enzyme YjbQ: MKSYRKELFFNTATRREIINITPDVERALKESGIQEGLLLVNAMHITASVFINDNESGLHNDFEKWLERLAPEKPYSQYEHNGFEDNADAHLKRTVMGREVVVAVTEGRLDFGPWEQIFYYELDGMRRKRVLIKIIGN, encoded by the coding sequence TTGAAATCATACAGGAAGGAACTTTTTTTCAACACCGCTACCAGGCGAGAGATAATCAACATTACTCCAGATGTCGAAAGAGCGCTCAAAGAAAGCGGAATCCAGGAAGGACTTCTGCTCGTGAACGCAATGCACATAACTGCAAGTGTGTTCATCAACGACAATGAATCCGGGCTTCATAATGACTTCGAAAAATGGCTGGAAAGGCTTGCGCCCGAGAAACCATACTCGCAGTACGAACACAACGGATTCGAGGACAATGCGGACGCCCACCTGAAGAGAACCGTTATGGGTAGGGAAGTAGTAGTAGCCGTTACTGAAGGAAGACTGGACTTTGGACCATGGGAGCAGATCTTCTACTATGAACTGGACGGTATGAGAAGAAAGCGAGTTCTGATAAAAATAATCGGCAATTAA
- a CDS encoding isoprenylcysteine carboxylmethyltransferase family protein — MSGQLFFFIVLIFWVGFDVYLFFFHNREISGKLQEKRSKYIMLAFVLSGMFGAVAVDGSSKEAFMMPFRPHRWVGVALMIFAVVVRFLVVKQLGSSFAIDVGALPGQELRTDRLFRVIRHPAYAAEIAGFLGLALVFDYPLSSILAFILPTTGILYRIVVEERNLEYIFGDVYRDYCKKTWRLIPYVF, encoded by the coding sequence ATGTCTGGTCAACTGTTCTTCTTCATCGTTCTCATTTTCTGGGTCGGATTCGACGTCTATCTTTTCTTCTTTCACAACAGAGAGATCAGTGGAAAACTCCAGGAGAAACGATCGAAATATATTATGCTTGCTTTCGTTCTATCTGGCATGTTTGGAGCGGTGGCTGTCGACGGCAGCTCAAAGGAAGCGTTCATGATGCCGTTCCGTCCTCATAGATGGGTTGGGGTTGCATTGATGATCTTCGCGGTCGTGGTCCGTTTCCTCGTAGTCAAGCAGCTGGGCTCTTCCTTTGCAATCGATGTGGGGGCCCTTCCCGGTCAAGAGCTGAGAACGGATCGACTGTTCAGAGTAATCCGTCATCCTGCCTATGCCGCCGAGATAGCAGGCTTTCTGGGTCTTGCACTCGTCTTCGATTACCCGCTCAGTTCGATCCTTGCTTTCATACTCCCGACGACAGGCATACTTTACAGAATCGTCGTGGAGGAAAGAAATCTCGAATACATCTTCGGAGATGTTTATAGGGATTACTGCAAAAAGACGTGGCGGCTAATTCCTTACGTGTTTTAA
- a CDS encoding PPC domain-containing DNA-binding protein has translation MIFGKGERVLFFRFEDGEDFIHTLVQTLTENNLDSLVVISGIGMLRDFEIGWYNVSKKQYEKEMISVPHELIHISGNVSSKGDFPFPHLHVALAGPSRSAVGGHLFAGTVCNTTELFAVRTGDLKLTRDASGAATPLEFRK, from the coding sequence ATGATTTTTGGAAAAGGTGAGAGAGTACTATTCTTTCGCTTCGAGGATGGCGAGGATTTCATCCACACTCTAGTTCAAACACTTACGGAGAACAACCTGGATTCACTTGTTGTTATCAGCGGAATAGGGATGCTGAGAGATTTCGAGATCGGCTGGTACAACGTGTCCAAAAAGCAGTACGAAAAGGAGATGATCTCTGTTCCACATGAGCTCATTCACATATCGGGAAATGTATCGTCGAAGGGCGATTTTCCATTCCCGCATCTTCACGTCGCGTTAGCCGGGCCTTCGAGAAGCGCAGTTGGCGGCCACCTGTTCGCAGGAACAGTGTGCAACACGACGGAGCTCTTTGCCGTCAGGACCGGTGACCTGAAACTCACCAGAGATGCTTCCGGCGCCGCAACGCCTCTGGAATTCAGAAAGTGA
- a CDS encoding exonuclease SbcCD subunit D produces MRFLHCSDIHLGRRPIGSPNSPYSSARYEDYFSAFDYVVDWAVQNKPEAFFITGDLFDKRDINPDTLARTQSILSRLKENGIRVLAIEGNHDKSFSANESWLRFLHETEYLELLCPVQGEKDIVFPNVSIEGIKVFGLGYPGFMAEEMILKASSFLEGKDNIILIHTAPGNDNFIPGLVSPEVLKILRSKVIYAGGGHLHSQLAFPLEEPFFFVPGSLEYWDVWERDRKGFYVFDTESGTADFHDSRKRERQEFSVFPGEGDDLDGFVNEHEIHRGAIVLVTVTGSGEFYVDPGRLEREIESSGALKAFVRVRRTDREITLDDYRLMSARDIEREVILGSREWKELGARGEDLVVAIEKMKQSQEDGRYDLFKESVDALLEAIVGGGS; encoded by the coding sequence TTGAGATTCCTTCACTGCTCGGATATTCACCTTGGGAGAAGACCGATCGGCTCCCCGAACAGCCCCTATTCGTCTGCAAGATACGAAGATTATTTTTCAGCCTTTGACTATGTAGTTGATTGGGCCGTTCAGAACAAACCGGAGGCCTTCTTCATAACGGGTGATCTCTTTGACAAGAGAGACATCAATCCCGACACTCTTGCCAGAACGCAGAGTATTCTCTCCAGACTGAAAGAAAACGGTATCAGGGTGCTGGCTATAGAGGGAAACCACGACAAGAGCTTTAGCGCGAATGAGTCCTGGCTGAGATTTCTCCATGAGACAGAGTATCTGGAGCTGCTCTGCCCGGTTCAGGGCGAAAAGGACATCGTCTTTCCGAACGTCAGCATCGAAGGTATCAAAGTGTTCGGACTTGGCTATCCCGGCTTCATGGCAGAGGAGATGATCCTCAAAGCTTCTTCTTTTCTTGAGGGCAAAGACAATATAATACTTATCCACACCGCGCCCGGGAACGACAACTTCATTCCCGGCCTTGTGTCACCCGAAGTCTTGAAGATTCTCAGGTCGAAGGTGATCTATGCCGGAGGCGGACATCTGCATTCTCAACTCGCTTTTCCTCTGGAAGAGCCGTTCTTCTTCGTGCCCGGATCGCTCGAATACTGGGACGTCTGGGAGAGAGATAGAAAGGGATTTTACGTATTCGATACGGAGAGCGGAACAGCCGATTTTCACGACTCTCGCAAGAGGGAAAGACAGGAATTCTCCGTTTTTCCCGGTGAGGGCGACGACCTTGACGGATTTGTCAACGAACATGAGATTCATAGAGGAGCCATAGTACTCGTTACGGTAACGGGAAGCGGAGAGTTCTACGTAGATCCCGGGCGTTTGGAGAGGGAGATAGAGTCTTCCGGAGCCCTTAAGGCCTTTGTTAGAGTTAGGAGAACGGATAGAGAGATCACTCTCGACGACTACAGACTGATGAGTGCGAGAGACATCGAACGAGAGGTCATACTCGGCTCCAGGGAGTGGAAGGAGCTCGGAGCAAGAGGCGAGGACCTTGTGGTCGCAATAGAAAAGATGAAGCAGTCTCAGGAAGATGGAAGGTATGACCTGTTCAAAGAATCCGTCGATGCCCTTCTTGAAGCTATAGTGGGTGGTGGCTCTTGA